A genomic segment from Pseudorca crassidens isolate mPseCra1 chromosome 6, mPseCra1.hap1, whole genome shotgun sequence encodes:
- the PTMA gene encoding prothymosin alpha isoform X1, translating into MSDAAVDTSSEITTKDLKEKKEVVEEAENGREAPANGNAENEENGEQEADNEVDEEEEEGGEEEEEEEEGDGEEEDGDEDEEAEAATGKRAAEDDEDDDVDTKKQKTDEDD; encoded by the exons ATGTCAGACGCGGCCGTGGACACCAGCTCCGAAATCACCACCAAG GActtaaaagagaagaaggaagttgTGGAGGAGGCGGAGAATGGGAGAGAGGCACCTGCTAACGGAAATGCT GAGAACGAGGAAAATGGGGAGCAGGAGGCCGACAATGAGGTagatgaagaagaggaggaaggtggggaggaagaggaggaggaggaggaaggtgatg GTGAGGAAGAGGATGGAGATGAAGATGAGGAGGCTGAGGCCGCTACAGGCAAACGGGCAGCTGAAGATGACGAG GATGACGATGTTGACACCAAGAAGCAGAAGACCGATGAGGATGACTAg
- the PTMA gene encoding prothymosin alpha isoform X2: MSDAAVDTSSEITTKDLKEKKEVVEEAENGREAPANGNANEENGEQEADNEVDEEEEEGGEEEEEEEEGDGEEEDGDEDEEAEAATGKRAAEDDEDDDVDTKKQKTDEDD; encoded by the exons ATGTCAGACGCGGCCGTGGACACCAGCTCCGAAATCACCACCAAG GActtaaaagagaagaaggaagttgTGGAGGAGGCGGAGAATGGGAGAGAGGCACCTGCTAACGGAAATGCT AACGAGGAAAATGGGGAGCAGGAGGCCGACAATGAGGTagatgaagaagaggaggaaggtggggaggaagaggaggaggaggaggaaggtgatg GTGAGGAAGAGGATGGAGATGAAGATGAGGAGGCTGAGGCCGCTACAGGCAAACGGGCAGCTGAAGATGACGAG GATGACGATGTTGACACCAAGAAGCAGAAGACCGATGAGGATGACTAg